The following are from one region of the Abiotrophia defectiva ATCC 49176 genome:
- a CDS encoding M56 family metallopeptidase: protein MQDLLFNFFLTSLSVSCLIPLVSICFMLFKNRLSVRSKYYIWIGVILSLLLPFRPAFNLGLIEVQPPAPLLPTSAPAHMGSTPIEASGASVPTSAWSFNILHAILLVWLLGVLIYLGRQLYSYIKFQTMLKRWGDPVEDLAIWETLAEMQDLVGVKREIGLIYCPLVHSPLLFGFRNPTIVLPELDYTEEEFSLIFHHELVHYKHGDVYVSLLAMFIKSLYWYNPLVRFASKELLEAGEMYCDATVLAQQDVSYRIFYGETILTMIDRSKKNQVALTTCFYSNRFNLKRRILAIMDNRYPIRFLSVLAILGVAALVLLSRSVFVMAQPPANQVVENQISEPKISSDQARDYALAEAGLTPDQVQALEIELSQDRYFVAFQYQNTIYQYQISVIDGQILRVHETNQVLVSNSQPSESVTSSEHVASQTSNAESSQAPSVFRPLLNVQSILKDSDDDESDDKDDTDDPDDPDDPDDPDDPDVDD from the coding sequence ATGCAAGATTTACTCTTTAACTTCTTTTTGACTAGCTTGTCAGTTTCTTGCTTAATCCCACTTGTCAGTATTTGTTTTATGCTCTTCAAGAATCGGCTGTCAGTCCGTAGTAAATATTATATTTGGATTGGGGTTATCCTGAGCCTCTTGTTACCATTCAGACCAGCCTTTAATCTAGGCTTAATTGAGGTGCAACCACCCGCACCATTACTTCCGACCTCAGCTCCGGCTCATATGGGGTCGACACCAATAGAAGCTTCAGGAGCATCAGTGCCGACTTCTGCATGGTCTTTTAACATTTTACATGCTATCTTGTTGGTCTGGCTATTAGGTGTCTTGATTTATCTTGGGCGTCAGCTCTATAGTTACATCAAGTTCCAGACCATGCTCAAGCGATGGGGCGACCCTGTTGAAGATTTAGCCATCTGGGAAACCTTAGCTGAGATGCAAGATCTTGTGGGTGTAAAACGCGAAATTGGCCTAATTTATTGCCCGTTGGTTCACAGTCCTCTCTTATTTGGCTTCAGAAATCCAACCATTGTGCTTCCTGAGCTTGACTACACAGAGGAAGAATTTAGTTTAATCTTCCATCATGAATTGGTCCACTATAAGCACGGAGATGTTTATGTTAGTCTTTTAGCCATGTTTATTAAGAGTCTCTACTGGTACAACCCATTGGTTCGTTTCGCAAGCAAGGAGTTATTGGAAGCAGGGGAAATGTACTGTGATGCTACCGTATTAGCTCAACAAGATGTTAGTTATCGCATCTTTTATGGTGAGACAATCCTGACCATGATTGACCGAAGCAAAAAAAACCAAGTGGCTTTAACAACTTGTTTCTATTCTAATCGCTTTAACCTCAAGCGACGTATTCTTGCTATTATGGATAATCGCTATCCGATTAGATTCTTGTCTGTTCTTGCCATTCTAGGAGTTGCCGCTTTGGTCTTACTATCGCGTTCTGTCTTTGTAATGGCACAACCTCCTGCCAATCAAGTGGTAGAGAATCAGATAAGTGAGCCAAAAATTTCTAGTGATCAAGCACGAGATTATGCTTTAGCAGAGGCTGGCCTGACGCCTGACCAGGTGCAAGCCTTAGAAATAGAGCTATCCCAGGATCGCTATTTTGTGGCTTTCCAATATCAGAATACCATTTATCAGTACCAAATTAGTGTGATAGATGGGCAAATTTTACGAGTTCATGAGACCAACCAAGTTTTAGTCTCGAATTCTCAACCAAGTGAGAGCGTCACAAGTTCTGAACATGTAGCTAGCCAAACTTCTAATGCAGAGTCGTCACAGGCACCGTCAGTATTTAGACCTTTACTCAATGTGCAGTCCATCTTGAAAGATAGCGATGACGATGAATCTGATGACAAAGATGACACGGATGATCCGGATGACCCAGACGATCCGGATGACCCAGACGATCCGGATGTAGATGATTAA
- a CDS encoding BlaI/MecI/CopY family transcriptional regulator translates to MAAKIKRLADGEFTILKAIWQLPQPTTSAQIIEYLGEDNHWKPQTLLTVLARLTEKGYLNSERVGRERHYIALVSEADYLEVEASDFLNRYKGHSLSGFINNLFRSNSLSDSDMDELRDLLNQHKS, encoded by the coding sequence ATGGCAGCAAAAATTAAACGACTAGCTGATGGCGAATTTACTATCTTGAAGGCCATCTGGCAATTGCCACAGCCTACCACTTCTGCTCAGATTATTGAATATCTAGGTGAAGACAATCATTGGAAGCCACAAACCTTGCTTACGGTCTTGGCTCGTCTTACTGAAAAAGGCTATCTCAATAGCGAGCGAGTGGGCCGGGAACGTCACTATATTGCACTAGTTTCAGAAGCAGATTATCTGGAGGTTGAGGCCTCTGACTTTTTGAATCGCTACAAGGGTCACTCTCTCAGTGGTTTTATCAATAACTTGTTCCGCTCAAATTCCTTGTCCGATTCTGACATGGACGAATTGCGTGACTTGCTTAATCAGCATAAATCCTAG
- a CDS encoding ribonuclease HII: MSKLTVSQIKDALLEVEDESHELLAILAKDERKSVQKLLEQCHKRLQNQQIMFHDHQKRLIHEMAAYNAGYQVIAGLDEVGRGPLAGPVVVAAVVLPRDCQHLLVGVTDSKQLSHAKRLEFARQIREVALDLKIVAIPPAIIDRENIYQATRQGMKAAVEALNVKPDYLLLDAINIDADLPQESLVKGDQRSLSIAAASIIAKVYRDELMVQYSKTYPEFGFERNMGYGTKEHLEALDRVGYTPIHRRSFEPVKSMYKTYES; this comes from the coding sequence ATGTCTAAGTTAACTGTAAGTCAAATTAAGGATGCTTTGCTAGAAGTAGAGGATGAGTCTCATGAATTATTAGCGATACTAGCAAAAGACGAGCGTAAAAGTGTCCAAAAATTGCTTGAACAATGCCATAAACGCCTACAAAATCAACAAATCATGTTTCACGACCACCAAAAAAGGCTTATACATGAAATGGCAGCCTATAATGCTGGCTATCAAGTGATTGCCGGATTAGATGAGGTAGGGCGTGGGCCTTTAGCTGGTCCAGTGGTGGTGGCAGCAGTTGTTCTGCCTAGAGACTGCCAGCATTTACTGGTTGGGGTGACAGACTCTAAGCAACTCTCACACGCAAAACGTCTAGAGTTTGCTCGACAAATTCGTGAGGTCGCCCTTGATCTTAAAATTGTTGCCATTCCTCCGGCCATTATTGACCGGGAAAATATCTATCAAGCCACTCGCCAGGGCATGAAGGCTGCTGTTGAAGCCTTAAATGTAAAACCTGATTATTTGCTACTGGATGCCATCAATATTGATGCTGATTTGCCACAAGAGTCCTTGGTCAAAGGCGATCAACGTTCCTTATCCATTGCGGCAGCTTCAATTATCGCCAAGGTATATCGAGATGAGTTAATGGTCCAATACAGCAAGACCTATCCAGAGTTTGGTTTTGAACGGAATATGGGCTATGGGACTAAGGAACATTTAGAGGCCTTGGATAGAGTAGGTTACACTCCTATTCATCGTCGGAGCTTTGAACCGGTTAAGTCCATGTACAAAACATATGAATCATAA
- the ylqF gene encoding ribosome biogenesis GTPase YlqF yields the protein MAKAKREAKEKLNLVDIVIELVDARIPESSRNPLIDEIVGNKPRIMVLNKADLADPAKTQAWINYYQSQGIHALSIDAQHGKGLKQLEKQCQLLMSDYFAKQAAKGVKPRAIRLMILGIPNVGKSTLINRFVGKNQAITGNKPGVTKAQRWLKVGRNFELLDTPGILWPKFDDPLVGKKLALTGAIKDQLVHMDDLALYLLELVLGNNLDVLKQRYRLTEQECQLPLVELLLVTTKRLGFKDDYDQASTKLVIDYRQHQLGSLTLDQVPLEASLVGEN from the coding sequence ATGGCCAAAGCTAAACGTGAAGCCAAGGAAAAACTCAATTTAGTCGATATTGTTATTGAACTAGTTGACGCTCGTATCCCTGAATCCAGTCGTAATCCCTTGATTGACGAAATTGTAGGTAATAAGCCTCGTATTATGGTCCTCAACAAGGCCGATTTAGCAGATCCTGCTAAGACTCAGGCTTGGATTAATTACTATCAAAGTCAAGGTATTCATGCTTTATCTATCGATGCTCAGCATGGTAAAGGCCTCAAACAACTTGAGAAGCAGTGTCAGCTACTTATGTCAGATTACTTTGCCAAACAAGCTGCTAAAGGTGTCAAGCCGCGTGCTATTCGCCTGATGATTCTGGGGATTCCTAACGTAGGTAAATCTACCTTAATCAATCGCTTTGTGGGTAAGAACCAGGCCATTACCGGGAATAAACCCGGGGTTACCAAGGCGCAACGTTGGCTAAAAGTAGGGCGCAATTTTGAATTACTGGATACGCCGGGGATTCTGTGGCCTAAATTTGATGATCCTTTGGTGGGCAAAAAATTAGCCCTAACCGGTGCCATCAAAGACCAACTGGTTCATATGGATGATTTGGCTCTTTACCTATTAGAATTAGTATTAGGCAATAATCTGGATGTGCTTAAACAGCGTTACCGTCTGACTGAACAAGAGTGCCAACTGCCCCTAGTAGAGTTACTTTTAGTTACCACTAAGCGACTGGGCTTTAAGGATGATTATGATCAGGCATCTACAAAATTAGTCATTGACTATCGTCAGCACCAATTAGGTAGTTTGACCTTGGATCAAGTGCCTTTAGAAGCCTCATTAGTAGGTGAAAATTAA
- the lepB gene encoding signal peptidase I, translating to MRSLRKLGRDLVNVVFYLMISVLILTGIRKYILQPFQVNGHSMEATLHHGEHMLLFPSAKINRFDVVVFPDPKGSGNSYVKRVIGLPGDHLQVKNDQLYLNDLPVPEPYLEPNKSQADSHPFTQDFSLWDTLGIESIPEGYYFVMGDNRPGSGDSRQFGLVPIASVQGKADLVYWPFNQMRRMAQYQLQADGSLSISAP from the coding sequence ATGAGATCACTAAGAAAATTAGGCCGTGACTTGGTCAATGTGGTCTTCTATCTCATGATTTCCGTCTTAATCCTAACAGGTATTCGGAAGTATATTCTGCAGCCTTTTCAGGTTAATGGCCATTCTATGGAGGCAACCCTCCATCATGGAGAGCACATGCTGCTCTTTCCTAGTGCTAAGATTAATCGCTTTGATGTAGTGGTATTTCCTGATCCAAAAGGGTCAGGAAATTCCTATGTTAAGCGGGTTATTGGTTTGCCTGGTGATCATTTGCAGGTGAAGAATGACCAACTCTATCTCAATGACTTGCCAGTACCGGAGCCATACCTGGAACCAAATAAATCTCAAGCTGATAGCCATCCATTTACTCAAGATTTTTCCTTGTGGGATACCTTGGGAATCGAGTCTATTCCTGAAGGATATTATTTTGTTATGGGGGATAACCGACCAGGATCAGGGGATAGTCGTCAGTTTGGTCTAGTCCCAATTGCTTCGGTTCAGGGCAAAGCTGACCTAGTTTATTGGCCTTTCAATCAAATGCGACGCATGGCGCAGTATCAGCTCCAAGCAGATGGCTCCCTGTCTATTAGCGCACCTTAA